Proteins encoded in a region of the Novibacillus thermophilus genome:
- a CDS encoding FIMAH domain-containing protein, which yields MSTLVAFFKEAGELANHGAARALDVHLAAVDRFEKKGAADKVVKHLNGFKQLLNHQRENELISENASNVLQMFADRLIEQLIKKGVSAELRAEETEFHPGDQVHFETVFENNSDDNIHDLDMSLTVPEGWEITAVTSPSAKVVKPGETFTAQFNAIVPKHQELTDSLTIEGEAVYRKFGEEATIPLNIRAKVTSPVRIQEIQSDPVEPGEETTLHVTMQNVAQQSFTGNVTVEAPSDWTVVPTTQSYELDAGTEGTFGFTVVAPEDAVRGAEMHVSATYDNYKADETTTTVHLPGVSWEFDTDGDAQGWQPTNHLTEFTVSDGVLTTQSTGGDPYMVQREPLSMDASHGAVVQLTMKTSVSSGGQIFWGTEASPHFSEDKSTRFNVKGGEFHVYHVPIPPQDSPITNLRIDPLTQEGDITIESIRLLR from the coding sequence ATGAGCACCTTAGTAGCGTTCTTCAAAGAAGCAGGTGAATTAGCCAACCATGGAGCTGCGCGTGCTTTGGATGTCCATTTAGCGGCAGTCGACCGCTTCGAGAAAAAGGGAGCAGCGGATAAAGTCGTCAAGCATCTCAATGGTTTCAAACAGTTGCTGAACCATCAGCGGGAAAATGAGTTAATCTCGGAAAATGCCTCTAACGTCCTTCAAATGTTTGCCGATCGGTTGATTGAGCAGTTGATAAAAAAGGGTGTCAGTGCTGAATTAAGAGCCGAAGAGACAGAATTTCACCCTGGTGACCAGGTTCACTTTGAAACTGTGTTTGAAAACAACAGTGATGACAATATTCACGATCTGGACATGTCGCTCACCGTGCCCGAAGGCTGGGAGATTACAGCGGTAACCTCGCCCTCCGCCAAAGTTGTAAAGCCTGGCGAGACGTTCACGGCACAATTTAACGCCATTGTGCCCAAACATCAAGAATTGACAGACTCATTGACCATCGAGGGAGAGGCGGTCTATCGGAAATTCGGAGAAGAAGCCACCATTCCCTTAAACATAAGGGCTAAGGTGACATCTCCCGTTCGCATTCAGGAAATTCAGTCCGATCCGGTGGAGCCGGGAGAAGAAACGACGCTTCATGTCACAATGCAGAACGTTGCACAACAGTCGTTTACAGGAAACGTAACGGTCGAAGCGCCATCGGATTGGACGGTAGTGCCGACAACGCAAAGCTACGAACTTGATGCAGGAACAGAAGGAACGTTCGGGTTCACGGTTGTCGCTCCAGAAGACGCCGTGCGCGGTGCTGAGATGCACGTGTCGGCAACGTATGATAACTATAAGGCCGATGAAACGACAACGACGGTACATTTGCCCGGTGTGTCCTGGGAATTTGATACTGACGGAGACGCACAAGGCTGGCAACCGACGAATCACTTAACGGAATTTACGGTTTCTGACGGTGTGTTGACGACCCAGTCAACCGGCGGTGATCCATACATGGTTCAGCGGGAGCCGTTGTCAATGGATGCCAGTCACGGGGCGGTTGTCCAGTTGACGATGAAGACGTCAGTCTCCTCCGGCGGACAGATTTTTTGGGGAACGGAAGCATCACCGCACTTTTCCGAGGACAAAAGCACGCGCTTCAATGTGAAGGGTGGGGAATTTCACGTCTATCATGTCCCCATTCCACCGCAGGATAGTCCGATCACCAATCTCCGGATTGATCCGCTGACACAGGAAGGGGACATCACCATCGAGTCGATTCGCCTTTTACGCTAA